The window TGCAGTTGGTCAGAGTTGATGTCAACAGTATGCTtagaaaagcatgttgtgacATAATTGATCACAATCatgattacattaaaatatgctCATATTGTCCATCCCCAGTTACTAgcctaatctttttttttccttctatctTTTAACTCTGATACAGTGAGTCTGTAGAGTTTATCTGCTGATACCATAGAGATAAATTCATGAATGATCTTGAAAGCTTTATTCTGTAAAATATGTATGAATAAAATTAACTTGACAATTATCTGCGCTTTCTCTGCGACGCCTTCTATGCAGTGTAGCTGCAGGTCGTACTGCCTCTGGTGTTACGGGGCCTTAACAACCCAACCACGACTAATACGGAgcatacaaaaaaatacatgataAACTTCATACTGTACAGCTTAGTGGGTGCATTAATGAAAAGTTTTAGTGTTTACAGTAGGTCTGGAGATGTAGTCAGGTGGAGTGAAGGGCTTCAgtttcagcattaatagtgtttgtctgtgaacacaaagAGGCAGATAGGGTTCCCCCATGATCAGTTTACTCTCCGTGCCTGTGTGTGCGCTCAGGATTCGACTTCGtaggaaaaccagagaaaaacggGGCTTCTTCCTTTATACGACGGCTctttgtgttctgttttctcAAAACTAAAATAGTAGAATATTTTTTTGGTTCCTGAAGTCGAAATTTGGGTTAGAAAACATGTTATTACTTAAGTTGTACAtcagtcagaaaccaccctttagttgatttccagtcaaaacagccacaagTTCTTAATTTTTCAGGTGGTATTTCTGAGGTGATTAGTTAAGTTATAAATTTTTAGTCCCaaaaacggggaaattccacctccgcgtttaacccatctgtgaaatgaaacaccacatacacactagtgaatagacacacacactagggggcagtgagcatacttgcctggagcggtgggcagccctatccacggcgcccagggagcaattgggggttaggtgtcttgctcaaggacacctcagtcatggactgtcggcactggggatcgaaccggcaaccttccggtcacagggccagttccctaaactccagccctcGTCTGCCCCCTAGatagaagataatccacttgcatgaaaAATCAGGAGTTACCCAAACTCTCTAAAGCAcacgtgtcaggctccagtcttCGCAGACCaacacactgcagacttcagctttattaaacacacctgattcagctcattagcTAATAAGCGAGGCCTTCataaactgaattcagagtgttagatgaggctaacgctaatctctgcagcactttgggcCGCAGTTAggggtccccagtttgacatacCTGCTCTACATCGTACACATTTATTGCATTTGAGCTCCACTTATGAACATTGTGTGGTGttatttaccaaaaacagtcatcattatttttcacatggctattttccaacctctctgcGTCCCAActggctgcttttgttactgtgccatAAAGACTGATACCATCGCTGTCCAGTGAAAACcgtgtatctctatttttgtcgaTTAttaatttttctacatcatttcagcacaccagctgtcctttacattgtgaccaataaaaatgctctaaaatcacttggaacaaaacctctttgTATTGGCTTACATTGAAAGCTAAGAGTGTTTTtaacttctcctgtaaagttcataTTTTAGAGATAGTTGTTCCTCATTGGACAGGAacgatatgtaaatgagctctgttatgattggctgagctgtattgtgcttcattcaaaaagggcagaaacactctttataacttcattgtgagtgggcggagccaaACTGCTTTAAGCTCAATAGGcagaaatcattttttttgtgatgtcacaacacaatgaattcaaaacaggttgtttttgcagcACAATTTCCAGAAATGGGCTGCATTTTCAAACGTTAACCATATTTTCGTATCACGtcaagcttttttttattgcaaaactgccccatcagataaacagcacaactgccttagatctgaaaacatccacaggtgtttctgtccatccttccactctgaGAAGTCGACTCTGGGTcttaaaaggatgtgtagctgtcaggccacaatggactgtccagattttaaaatcactgaaatgCCTTAAGAGGTTTGGTCAGCTGTTTACTTCACTAACTGAGGCCTTCGAATGCAACATCCCTGCCCATTTCTTacattattcatttcttacatTATTTGGGGTCCTGGCAGAGCCCCTCTCCTCCAAGCCCCAGGTAGCTGATGCAGTTGTCTTTGCCCTCCCCTTAGCTAAGAAAAAGATCCTTATTGTGTGCAAATCTATCACCCCACCCTCACACGCTCTATGGCTAACTGATGTCATGTTTTTCCTGGACTTGGAAAAGATTAAATTTAGCCTGAGAGATACTGCAGGCATATTTGACCACACCTGGCAACCATCCCTTTCCTATTTTAAACGTTTATCTAATTTAAATGCAGATTAGAGGACGTGCTtatctcatttttatttatgtatcttTTGTTCATAtggatttgtttttatttatttttttatttgtccatCGTTGTtaatcctttatttatttattttattatttatttagttatttgtaAGTTGGGGGAGGCAGGCAGAGACTGTGGGAGGGTTTCAGAGTTGGGTGGGAAGGGTGGGCTAGGGGCGGTGATTCAGGGATCCAGAagatggaggggggggggctgcACAGTGTGGTATAAGACGAAAGCACTCTCTTATTTCTTTTCATAACGTTTTGTAAGGCGCAGATGCTAAAgtgagttacatttacatttggctgacgctcttatccagagcggcttacaattagatcattttacacaggtaggccaaggtggtgttaggagtcttgcccaaggactcttattggtatagtgtagggtgtttgcccaggtgggaattgaaccccagtctacagtgtagaaggcagaggtgttaaccactacactatcccaacacCATCCCAAGTTTTATTTCATGGTTTGGCATCATGTGCTGTTATGATCCAGGGCAGCTTATCAATATTAAGCCCAGTGATGAGCAGCCTCCTCGATAAGGTTCTGTCCTAAATCGGCCTCCACTGCGGGTAAATAATAAATAGGCTGTTTCTAATCTCACTGTTCTGATCAAGATCTGTGTCCCTCCTGACTCCTGTGGGTTTCTGCTTGTTTCTCTGTTGAACTAAATGGGGGCAAACAGTTGAGAAGAATCTctgactgtttttatttaagtagATTTTGCTCTGCAGAAACATTGTTAAGAGAACACTCGATAGGAACCTCTGAGATGGCTCAGCACGTTCAAAGAGCACTCGATGGACATTTCAGTGACTCGGCAGATAGCTGAGTTGCTGAGTAGCCCAAATTGCTCAATACCACAGCTCTGAATGCTAACACAACACAGAGGAGCTAGCCTTTAATAGCCTGGGCCAGCTGTGATTGATTGCACAAATCAACAGGCATCTTTGGCACTGCTTCTTTGTAACTCAGAGTTACCTGCCTTAGTCACTGCCCTTCTATAGAGATTATACTGTGAATTTGTGTTTACACTAGCATTCAGAAGTTTGAAATGACCtgtcatttaataatttatatttaataataacataCCATGCAGTTTGCAATGGTGTAAACTAGACAATCTGAAGTTATGACATGGTAAAAATAGTATTATTcttaattaataaaacataatcCATTGATATTAATTtcctgaaataaaataataataattgctaTATGATCTTTAAGATTTGATTAGCGCTTCTTGTTTACAGGGCATTCTGGATATTACTTGTATTAGAAGTTCATTCTTAATTATTATGGAAACATCTGCAGCTGTGttcattattaaaaatgtcCCCTTTTTTATAgctttccagattttttttttaatctatagAATGTAAGGAGAACAAATCATTATATACTTGTAGCTATGACACAGTTGGTTTTAAATAGTTGAAAATGGcagttccaaacttttgaatgataATTCCAAACATGTAAATGCAAGTGTGCATTATATTGTAATGAAAGTGTGAACTAAGAAGGGGCAAAAAGTAAAATTAACAGTTGTCGGTATCAGCCAGATCAAGGTTTTTGTTACTGGTTGTCGTAATCAGCCTAGAAATGTTCTGAATATGACCAGCAAGTCACACTGCTATGTTGTTAGTCAAATCCTAAGGTGAActtttaaaaagagcattaAAACACATGCAAGTGGATTGTTTTCTTCATTAATATTGAATAATTATTGGAGTAGCTTATAGGAGCAACATGTTAACCCTGTGCTGTAGAGTACACTGTCCCTATTGGTGTGTTCTGACTCTCTAGAGCTTTCCTACTCTCTTTAAACTCTCTTTGAAAAGTGGCTCTGAAACACAAAAGACATTTGTGCTGACTTTGTCACGGTTCCGCAGTGGTCAGACAACCTGGTCATGAGTTTCAAAATGTCCGCATGCCAAGGCATTTAACCTTAAAGCTGACGATTTTTTTTAAGGTTAGACAAAAGCATTTTGGAGTTTTTGCCTGTGAGATGCACAAGTTGCTTACAATCACCCAAACTGAATTTCACTTGAGTTGTGTAAAGTTTAGGatcctgcaactcacttgaaactcagctgcaacagtTGCAAACCTCTCAACATTGTGAAAAGGTTTCATGAAAACACCAGTAATGCATCATATTTCATGACTTCATTCAAACAATTTTACCAGGTCAGTGGataagaaaatgaaacattgGAAGGTATTGCAAGGTTGAAAATGAGATCCTCGATTGACTTTATGTAAGGCTAGTTGTTCTTTCTTTTGATCAGTTTCTggccttctgtctctctttcaggtGCTCATGCATGTTGCTGCTAGGTGGGACTAGAGGAGCATGGAACCTGATGTCGTCCGCTTGTACTCCTCCACCCCTCCTCCACTGGACGAGGGTGGAGAGGAGGAAGACGAGGACGAGTTTGGTGAATTTGGAGGTTACTGCGGTGGAGGGTCCTCCAGCTTCAGCTTATCTGAGTTTGACACGCCCAATACATTCAGCCAGTCATATGCAGCAGAGACCTCACCACCTGACATGTACATCACATCTGTTCAAAGCGCCTCTTCGTCAGGGAAAAACGCAACAattacagagacagagaagctCACAGAGAATCCCCAGGTAAGCTTAGCAGTGACCGGTGTTGGCATAGGTGACTGTGAAAATGGAGATCCAGAGGCATCCGGAATTATCATCAATGGTGTTCCACCCTCTGAGCTCCAGGACTCCAATacagttcaacacagtttaGCCAGCAGTTCTGTTGTACTTGCAATCCAGGACTTTAAGGACATCACCATGGACCAGCACAGAGATAGACTGGgcacagctggaggaggttacTCCCATAGTAGTGGACACAGTAAGCGTAACAGAGGTACAGAGCAGGAGGCCCCAACAGTAACAAGCTTTAACAGCACAGAGACTGGCCTAGAGTTTTCCATTAGTCCTAATCCACTTTCGGCTGATAACATCTCCCAGGGAGAGGTTTCCGAGACTGGAAGGACTGTGGCAGATGAGGTGCAAAGTGAATCCCAGGACTTCTGTACCAATAAGGGCGGTAAGGATCAAAGTATTAGTGAAAGTAAGGAAATGCAGGGAAATGAAGTGTTGTCTGGTCTTCAAGGACCTTCGGATGAAGAAACCTTTGTGTCCTTTAGTGACCCACCCCCTCAGGGTGGGTCTGAAGATTTTGGGAATTGCACTGAATCCTCGGTGGGGCTTGCAGCAAAGGTTGATGAGGTGTCTAATACGCAGCTGAGCAAGGACTTTGTGGACCATAACGACACTACAAGAGATCCTGCAGGACAGTTGCAGGTAGTGGTACCTAGCACGGAGCTAGGAGGAGATTTTAACGTCAATGGGACTACAGTAGACCTCACAATGGAGTTAGTGCATAAAGCAGAGATAGATAAGGTTTTAAGGAAGGGTAAAGGCAATTCAGGGGTTCCCAGGATTGAGATGGACGAGGACTTTGGGGATTTCAGGGATGCCGTTCAGGGCTTTGCAGACTTCAGCAGGACGGATTCAGCAGGATTCGCTGACTTTGTCACTGCGCTGTCAGGCTGCTCTACCACTGATGACTTTGGGGATGCAGATAGCCTGAAGGACttgaa is drawn from Pygocentrus nattereri isolate fPygNat1 chromosome 10, fPygNat1.pri, whole genome shotgun sequence and contains these coding sequences:
- the aftphb gene encoding aftiphilin isoform X4, producing MEPDVVRLYSSTPPPLDEGGEEEDEDEFGEFGGYCGGGSSSFSLSEFDTPNTFSQSYAAETSPPDMYITSVQSASSSGKNATITETEKLTENPQVSLAVTGVGIGDCENGDPEASGIIINGVPPSELQDSNTVQHSLASSSVVLAIQDFKDITMDQHRDRLGTAGGGYSHSSGHSKRNRGTEQEAPTVTSFNSTETGLEFSISPNPLSADNISQGEVSETGRTVADEVQSESQDFCTNKGGKDQSISESKEMQGNEVLSGLQGPSDEETFVSFSDPPPQGGSEDFGNCTESSVGLAAKVDEVSNTQLSKDFVDHNDTTRDPAGQLQVVVPSTELGGDFNVNGTTVDLTMELVHKAEIDKVLRKGKGNSGVPRIEMDEDFGDFRDAVQGFADFSRTDSAGFADFVTALSGCSTTDDFGDADSLKDLKEEEELPEEQHEDDLNTAGTWCSELPPSDSFADFSSAPLGDLTEDVGDNWVAFGLWGECEGQQKSWAAFEEGQQSNTATAPPCDSFKSDHVLGGLSCKLQHLFQSTFPSEVTPEVTQVETLQALLELQEHKENSCNPVQGEAAALWHHLLDTHNAHGLKVQWVGSRSNRILLDCLGIRNILFAGQKKRPLIVPMFAAGLGMLEPTKDPVKPSPASPAPLTPSSPGQGRSTLCTQVASSLSSSEDAAGGVVSQLNLDFFGLVEDSSSDSDTDTPIPGVDPELYELTTAKLECNNTSSNVADAFNRLMETVEKTSTVARKPERDGAISKEAARVISVLPDLSFMRARVLMFPSTLTPAANQL
- the aftphb gene encoding aftiphilin isoform X3, which produces MEPDVVRLYSSTPPPLDEGGEEEDEDEFGEFGGYCGGGSSSFSLSEFDTPNTFSQSYAAETSPPDMYITSVQSASSSGKNATITETEKLTENPQVSLAVTGVGIGDCENGDPEASGIIINGVPPSELQDSNTVQHSLASSSVVLAIQDFKDITMDQHRDRLGTAGGGYSHSSGHSKRNRGTEQEAPTVTSFNSTETGLEFSISPNPLSADNISQGEVSETGRTVADEVQSESQDFCTNKGGKDQSISESKEMQGNEVLSGLQGPSDEETFVSFSDPPPQGGSEDFGNCTESSVGLAAKVDEVSNTQLSKDFVDHNDTTRDPAGQLQVVVPSTELGGDFNVNGTTVDLTMELVHKAEIDKVLRKGKGNSGVPRIEMDEDFGDFRDAVQGFADFSRTDSAGFADFVTALSGCSTTDDFGDADSLKDLKEEEELPEEQHEDDLNTAGTWCSELPPSDSFADFSSAPLGDLTEDVGDNWVAFGLWGECEGQQKSWAAFEEGQQSNTATAPPCDSFKSDHVLGGLSCKLQHLFQSTFPSEVTPEVTQVETLQALLELQEHKENSCNPVQGEAAALWHHLLDTHNAHGLKVQWVGSRSNRILLDCLGIRNILFAGQKKRPLIVPMFAAGLGMLEPTKDPVKPSPASPAPLTPSSPGQGRSTLCTQQVASSLSSSEDGTSQRRASFSVTQDRALRHSRQKSYS
- the aftphb gene encoding aftiphilin isoform X2, coding for MEPDVVRLYSSTPPPLDEGGEEEDEDEFGEFGGYCGGGSSSFSLSEFDTPNTFSQSYAAETSPPDMYITSVQSASSSGKNATITETEKLTENPQVSLAVTGVGIGDCENGDPEASGIIINGVPPSELQDSNTVQHSLASSSVVLAIQDFKDITMDQHRDRLGTAGGGYSHSSGHSKRNRGTEQEAPTVTSFNSTETGLEFSISPNPLSADNISQGEVSETGRTVADEVQSESQDFCTNKGGKDQSISESKEMQGNEVLSGLQGPSDEETFVSFSDPPPQGGSEDFGNCTESSVGLAAKVDEVSNTQLSKDFVDHNDTTRDPAGQLQVVVPSTELGGDFNVNGTTVDLTMELVHKAEIDKVLRKGKGNSGVPRIEMDEDFGDFRDAVQGFADFSRTDSAGFADFVTALSGCSTTDDFGDADSLKDLKEEEELPEEQHEDDLNTAGTWCSELPPSDSFADFSSAPLGDLTEDVGDNWVAFGLWGECEGQQKSWAAFEEGQQSNTATAPPCDSFKSDHVLGGLSCKLQHLFQSTFPSEVTPEVTQVETLQALLELQEHKENSCNPVQGEAAALWHHLLDTHNAHGLKVQWVGSRSNRILLDCLGIRNILFAGQKKRPLIVPMFAAGLGMLEPTKDPVKPSPASPAPLTPSSPGQGRSTLCTQVASSLSSSEDGVDPELYELTTAKLECNNTSSNVADAFNRLMETVEKTSTVARKPERDGAISKEAARVISVLPDLSFMRARVLMFPSTLTPAANQL
- the aftphb gene encoding aftiphilin isoform X1 gives rise to the protein MEPDVVRLYSSTPPPLDEGGEEEDEDEFGEFGGYCGGGSSSFSLSEFDTPNTFSQSYAAETSPPDMYITSVQSASSSGKNATITETEKLTENPQVSLAVTGVGIGDCENGDPEASGIIINGVPPSELQDSNTVQHSLASSSVVLAIQDFKDITMDQHRDRLGTAGGGYSHSSGHSKRNRGTEQEAPTVTSFNSTETGLEFSISPNPLSADNISQGEVSETGRTVADEVQSESQDFCTNKGGKDQSISESKEMQGNEVLSGLQGPSDEETFVSFSDPPPQGGSEDFGNCTESSVGLAAKVDEVSNTQLSKDFVDHNDTTRDPAGQLQVVVPSTELGGDFNVNGTTVDLTMELVHKAEIDKVLRKGKGNSGVPRIEMDEDFGDFRDAVQGFADFSRTDSAGFADFVTALSGCSTTDDFGDADSLKDLKEEEELPEEQHEDDLNTAGTWCSELPPSDSFADFSSAPLGDLTEDVGDNWVAFGLWGECEGQQKSWAAFEEGQQSNTATAPPCDSFKSDHVLGGLSCKLQHLFQSTFPSEVTPEVTQVETLQALLELQEHKENSCNPVQGEAAALWHHLLDTHNAHGLKVQWVGSRSNRILLDCLGIRNILFAGQKKRPLIVPMFAAGLGMLEPTKDPVKPSPASPAPLTPSSPGQGRSTLCTQQVASSLSSSEDGVDPELYELTTAKLECNNTSSNVADAFNRLMETVEKTSTVARKPERDGAISKEAARVISVLPDLSFMRARVLMFPSTLTPAANQL